One Micavibrio aeruginosavorus ARL-13 genomic window carries:
- a CDS encoding type III secretion system chaperone family protein: MTDHIDFLDEISNPLDSVEDILSGQDWSFNRMNDDELTVTVAARHGTYRMVFVWQEQFSAMQFSCQYNLSIPADHRGLMANALMDVNADVWLGHFDLPANGTPCFRHTSLFRGQTQTSGADFVGDLMEIAVAECERYYPLFQMMSDTGTMDHSLLKLAAQDTAGEA; the protein is encoded by the coding sequence ATGACCGACCATATCGATTTTCTGGACGAAATCAGCAATCCGCTGGACAGCGTAGAAGACATTTTGTCGGGTCAGGACTGGTCCTTCAATCGCATGAATGATGACGAGCTGACCGTCACGGTCGCCGCCCGCCATGGCACGTACCGCATGGTATTTGTGTGGCAGGAACAATTCAGCGCGATGCAGTTTTCTTGCCAATACAACCTGTCCATCCCCGCGGACCATCGTGGTTTGATGGCCAATGCGTTGATGGACGTCAACGCCGATGTTTGGTTGGGTCACTTTGACCTGCCCGCCAATGGTACGCCGTGCTTCCGCCACACCAGCCTGTTCCGCGGGCAAACGCAAACATCCGGCGCCGATTTCGTTGGCGATCTGATGGAAATTGCTGTGGCCGAATGTGAACGTTATTACCCGTTGTTCCAGATGATGTCAGACACGGGTACGATGGACCATTCCCTGCTGAAACTGGCGGCGCAAGACACCGCCGGGGAAGCATAA
- a CDS encoding accessory factor UbiK family protein — MTMKPDPRILDDIARVAGGAVNIFSGLHQQIHDDIRARIEDMAAKLDLVPRDDFDRLAGAVDKLRKRVDELEAALSVAEGKKAAKAPAKKAATKAKTTKKKK; from the coding sequence ATGACCATGAAACCCGATCCTCGGATTTTGGACGATATCGCCCGCGTTGCAGGCGGGGCCGTCAATATTTTCAGCGGACTGCACCAGCAGATCCATGATGACATCCGCGCCCGGATCGAAGATATGGCCGCAAAGCTGGATCTGGTGCCCCGCGATGATTTTGATCGTCTGGCTGGGGCCGTTGATAAATTACGCAAGCGCGTGGATGAACTGGAAGCCGCGCTGAGCGTTGCCGAAGGCAAAAAGGCAGCGAAAGCACCTGCCAAAAAGGCCGCAACAAAGGCCAAAACCACAAAGAAAAAGAAGTAA
- the rfaD gene encoding ADP-glyceromanno-heptose 6-epimerase translates to MIIVTGGAGFIGSNLVAALEDRGITNLVVCDTLGSDDKWRNISKRELRDVVHPDQLMNYLNAHAGEVQAIFHMGAISATTERDADAITQNNFTATRLLWKWCAAHNVRLIYASSAATYGDGDAGFVDNDAPEFLAKLRPLNPYGWSKHLFDRRTARIVRDGSEPTPPQWAGLKFFNVYGPNEYHKGEQMSVVCKLYPQVMAGASARLFKSANPNYGDGGQIRDFIYVDDCVSVMMWLYDNPGINGLFNVGTGKARSFKDLAEAVFAAADKKPKIQYIDMPQELQAKYQYYTQADMTKLRAAGYDKPFTDLEEGVRRYVQDFMSKSDQYR, encoded by the coding sequence ATGATTATTGTCACGGGCGGGGCCGGGTTTATCGGGTCCAATCTTGTCGCTGCATTAGAAGATCGCGGAATCACCAATCTGGTCGTTTGCGACACGCTGGGCAGTGATGATAAATGGCGCAATATTTCCAAACGGGAATTGCGCGACGTCGTTCATCCCGATCAATTGATGAATTATCTGAATGCGCACGCTGGCGAGGTTCAGGCCATTTTTCACATGGGTGCCATTTCCGCAACAACGGAACGGGACGCCGATGCCATTACTCAAAACAATTTCACGGCCACGCGTCTGTTGTGGAAATGGTGTGCGGCGCATAATGTCCGGCTGATTTACGCGTCATCCGCCGCGACCTACGGTGATGGCGATGCCGGGTTCGTGGATAATGACGCGCCGGAGTTTCTGGCCAAACTGCGTCCGCTGAACCCCTATGGCTGGTCGAAGCATTTGTTTGACCGCCGCACCGCGCGGATTGTGCGCGATGGCAGCGAGCCGACCCCACCGCAATGGGCCGGGCTGAAATTCTTCAACGTCTATGGCCCGAATGAATATCACAAGGGCGAGCAGATGAGCGTTGTGTGCAAGCTGTATCCGCAGGTGATGGCGGGGGCGTCGGCGCGTTTGTTCAAATCCGCCAACCCGAATTACGGCGATGGTGGTCAAATTCGCGACTTTATCTATGTCGATGATTGTGTGTCGGTGATGATGTGGCTGTACGACAATCCGGGCATCAACGGCCTGTTCAACGTCGGTACGGGCAAGGCGCGCAGTTTCAAGGATCTGGCCGAAGCTGTCTTTGCCGCCGCCGATAAGAAACCGAAAATTCAGTATATTGATATGCCACAGGAATTGCAGGCGAAGTATCAATATTACACCCAGGCCGATATGACCAAATTGCGTGCTGCCGGGTACGATAAACCCTTCACAGATTTAGAAGAGGGCGTTCGTCGTTACGTGCAGGACTTCATGTCAAAATCTGACCAATATCGTTAA
- the lgt gene encoding prolipoprotein diacylglyceryl transferase, whose amino-acid sequence MAIPFPDIDPIAFSVGPLVVRWYALAYIAGFVLGWRYALYLCGLTKDARPNALDIDDFLPWGILGVILGGRIGYVLFYQLPMYMAEPLEILKVWNGGMSFHGGASGAIIAMLIYAMVKKISFLRLADIFCCGVPIGLFFGRLANFVNGELFGRTTDVAWGVVFPHGGPVPRHPSQIYEALLEGALLFVVLYLFARNDAIRNRPGIIAGTFLIGYGLSRVIVEFFREPDVQIGYIMNIFTMGQVLCVPMILGGAYVVWYSMRRGLRNG is encoded by the coding sequence ATGGCCATTCCATTTCCTGATATTGATCCGATTGCTTTTTCTGTCGGCCCGCTGGTGGTGCGGTGGTATGCGCTGGCCTATATCGCGGGGTTTGTGCTGGGGTGGCGTTATGCGCTGTATCTGTGTGGGTTGACCAAGGATGCACGGCCAAACGCGCTAGATATTGATGATTTCCTGCCGTGGGGCATTCTGGGTGTCATTTTGGGTGGGCGTATCGGGTACGTGCTGTTTTATCAGTTGCCGATGTATATGGCCGAACCGCTGGAGATTTTGAAGGTCTGGAACGGCGGCATGTCGTTCCACGGTGGGGCGTCGGGCGCAATTATTGCGATGCTGATTTATGCCATGGTGAAGAAAATCTCCTTCCTGCGTCTGGCGGATATTTTCTGCTGTGGTGTGCCTATCGGGTTGTTCTTTGGCCGCTTGGCCAATTTCGTCAATGGTGAGTTGTTTGGGCGCACGACGGATGTGGCGTGGGGTGTTGTATTTCCGCATGGGGGACCAGTGCCACGCCACCCCAGCCAGATTTACGAAGCCCTGCTGGAAGGCGCCTTGCTGTTTGTCGTTTTGTATCTGTTTGCACGCAACGATGCTATCCGTAACCGTCCGGGTATTATCGCCGGGACGTTCTTGATCGGTTATGGGCTGTCGCGCGTGATTGTTGAATTCTTCCGCGAACCGGATGTGCAAATTGGTTACATCATGAACATCTTCACGATGGGACAGGTGTTGTGCGTGCCGATGATCTTGGGTGGCGCGTATGTCGTCTGGTACTCTATGCGCCGGGGTTTGCGAAATGGCTGA
- a CDS encoding class I SAM-dependent methyltransferase, producing MAETLTDILIRHIRDNGPISVSHFMGLALGHPQYGYYMNRDPFGRLGDFVTAPEISQLFGEMIGVWMADLWLRMGAPSPFLLVESGPGRGTLMADLLRATRKVDGFHTAMQIHLIETSPSLRTLQAHALAGHAPYWHDSIDTLPDDAPILFVANEFLDALPIIQLMHGDKGWAERVIGLSDDGQLMFGLAPADPSLVAAIPDVLDPRDGNGIYEVSPARSGFTALLSERIERQGGAALFIDYGHSHHGMGDTLQAMRGHKFVSVFDDVGTADITSHVDFEAVAEAAIHHGASVYGPVEQWQFLEDMGIRMRASHLINNAADEKQADDVRAGLERLVSPDQMGALFKVLAIGHDAGPTPSGFGEDITP from the coding sequence ATGGCTGAAACCCTGACCGATATTCTGATCCGCCATATCCGTGATAACGGCCCGATCAGCGTATCGCATTTCATGGGTTTGGCCTTGGGGCATCCGCAATACGGTTATTACATGAACCGCGACCCGTTCGGGCGGTTGGGTGATTTTGTCACCGCGCCCGAAATTTCCCAATTGTTTGGTGAAATGATTGGCGTGTGGATGGCGGATTTGTGGTTGCGCATGGGGGCCCCATCGCCGTTTTTGTTGGTGGAATCCGGTCCGGGGCGGGGGACGTTGATGGCGGACCTGTTGCGCGCCACGCGCAAAGTGGATGGGTTCCACACCGCCATGCAAATTCATTTGATTGAAACCAGCCCGTCACTGCGCACATTGCAAGCCCACGCGTTGGCGGGGCATGCGCCGTATTGGCATGATTCCATTGATACTTTGCCGGATGATGCGCCAATTCTGTTTGTGGCGAATGAATTTCTGGATGCCTTGCCCATTATACAATTGATGCACGGGGACAAGGGCTGGGCCGAACGCGTCATTGGTTTGTCCGATGACGGGCAATTGATGTTTGGTTTGGCGCCCGCCGATCCATCATTGGTCGCCGCCATTCCTGACGTGCTGGACCCGCGCGATGGAAACGGCATTTATGAAGTATCCCCGGCGCGGTCCGGTTTCACCGCCTTGTTAAGTGAACGGATCGAACGTCAGGGCGGCGCGGCCTTGTTCATTGATTACGGCCATAGTCATCACGGTATGGGCGATACGTTACAGGCCATGCGCGGCCATAAATTTGTCAGCGTCTTTGACGATGTCGGAACCGCCGATATCACCAGCCATGTTGATTTCGAAGCGGTTGCCGAGGCCGCCATCCATCACGGGGCCAGCGTTTATGGCCCGGTCGAGCAATGGCAGTTTTTGGAAGATATGGGCATCCGCATGCGGGCATCGCATTTGATCAACAACGCGGCGGATGAAAAACAGGCCGATGATGTGCGTGCGGGGTTGGAACGGCTTGTGTCGCCCGATCAAATGGGCGCGTTGTTCAAGGTTCTGGCCATCGGCCATGATGCGGGCCCCACACCATCCGGATTTGGAGAGGACATTACACCATGA